In a genomic window of Bacillus rossius redtenbacheri isolate Brsri chromosome 4 unlocalized genomic scaffold, Brsri_v3 Brsri_v3_scf4_2, whole genome shotgun sequence:
- the LOC134541846 gene encoding uncharacterized protein LOC134541846, giving the protein MPAAILLALLVAAASTRGSPLVQDFESTYPGQEFAATPDPDNNSTLADDMPSPTPDGAETVDQSPTVPDDGPWEPTASPPAPSRSTRFSLPYILEAKALPGRGGKRLEEIALGPVEISSLLHQIMTSSTILKNLSASAPPREDVFAEPANETGVDRDPGDADESNQLSIQVVSSPLQDDADNPYLHWDSDSEEQEQEMEQQLREDEGETTSPAPAPTGRSYLLLLAGNSTIAQLRQRDFAKYLKLNLAARLSLEYDDVRVNRVVLAPPRLLVNVSVVTPSDADPEEEQGAVTTDQKEEAPLHMLAETNATLLELSGEEYHVVRLLSVRSRPPAEADPEDEEEELADEEEPPPRASRRHDDVELVVYAVVGGACSVVAVASAMAAVARRARTLDVQWPWRRPKHAPAAWGGVPKHYRMADDLPPPPPPPQPKVIYSGSFAARAGGPPRGRYAGLGVGGSMMMGYAEMEAARSAAGRHRVNSPSKLHIFSCRPGSVLIPLPPPSRARVGDVRPLDVRIPEDLATMGHDNPNYRT; this is encoded by the coding sequence ACTTCGAGTCGACCTACCCGGGACAGGAGTTCGCGGCCACTCCCGACCCGGACAACAACAGCACTCTCGCCGACGACATGCCGTCGCCCACGCCTGACGGCGCCGAGACGGTCGACCAGTCGCCCACGGTCCCCGACGACGGCCCGTGGGAGCCGACGGCGAGCCCCCCGGCGCCGTCCAGGTCCACGAGGTTCTCCCTGCCGTACATCCTCGAGGCCAAGGCGCTGCCCGGCCGCGGCGGCAAGCGGCTGGAGGAGATCGCGCTGGGGCCCGTCGAGATCTCCTCGCTGCTGCACCAGATCATGACCTCGTCGACCATCCTCAAGAACCTCAGCGCCAGCGCGCCGCCTCGAGAGGACGTCTTCGCGGAGCCGGCCAACGAGACCGGGGTCGACCGGGACCCGGGGGACGCCGACGAGTCGAACCAGCTGTCCATCCAGGTGGTGTCGAGCCCCTTGCAGGACGACGCCGACAACCCCTACCTGCACTGGGACAGCGACAGCGAGGAGCAGGAGCAGGAGATGGAGCAGCAGCTGAGAGAGGACGAGGGGGAGACAACGTCGCCGGCCCCGGCGCCGACGGGGCGCTCCTACCTGCTGCTGCTCGCCGGCAACTCCACCATCGCGCAGCTGCGCCAGCGCGACTTCGCCAAGTACCTGAAGCTGAACCTGGCGGCGCGGCTGTCGCTCGAGTACGACGACGTGCGCGTGAACCGGGTGGTGCTGGCGCCGCCGCGGCTGCTGGTCAACGTGAGCGTGGTGACGCCGTCTGACGCCGACCCCGAGGAGGAGCAGGGCGCCGTGACGACGGACCAGAAGGAGGAGGCGCCGCTGCACATGCTGGCCGAGACCAACGCCACGCTGCTCGAGCTGTCGGGCGAGGAGTACCACGTGGTGCGGCTGCTGTCGGTGCGCAGCCGGCCGCCCGCCGAGGCAGACCCGGAGGACGAGGAGGAGGAGCTGGCTGACGAGGAGGAGCCGCCGCCGAGGGCCAGCCGCCGCCACGACGACGTGGAGCTGGTGGTGTACGCCGTGGTGGGCGGCGCGTGCTCCGTGGTCGCCGTGGCCAGCGCCATGGCGGCGGTCGCGCGCCGCGCCCGGACCTTGGACGTGCAGTGGCCGTGGAGGCGGCCCAAGCACGCCCCCGCGGCCTGGGGCGGCGTGCCCAAGCACTACCGCATGGCGGACGAcctcccgccgccgccgccgccgccgcagcccAAGGTCATCTACTCGGGCTCGTTCGCGGCGCGCGCGGGCGGCCCCCCGCGCGGCAGGTACGCCGGCCTCGGCGTCGGCGGCAGCATGATGATGGGGTACGCCGAGATGGAGGCGGCCCGCTCCGCCGCCGGCCGCCACCGCGTCAACAGCCCCAGCAAGCTGCACATCTTCAGCTGCCGGCCGGGCAGCGTGCTGATCCCGCTGCCGCCGCCGTCGAGGGCCCGGGTGGGCGACGTGCGGCCCCTGGACGTGAGGATCCCGGAGGACCTGGCCACCATGGGCCACGACAACCCCAACTACCGCACATGA